From the Caballeronia sp. NK8 genome, one window contains:
- a CDS encoding ImmA/IrrE family metallo-endopeptidase — translation MLSEYWDGFLPVDPTVIARAAQVTVEHDPDLGDAFGRFEFLDGRPHIYTNPNEPEMRQRFTIAHELGHFMLDHGDWFVDTADEFATVQLDAIERQANIFALELLIPGFAVEILIEKRNIGSFETLREMFGVTEIALEHKLKRLGWAP, via the coding sequence ATGCTTTCGGAGTATTGGGATGGGTTTCTACCGGTCGATCCGACCGTCATCGCGCGTGCCGCGCAAGTGACGGTCGAGCACGATCCCGATCTGGGTGACGCTTTCGGGCGCTTCGAATTCTTGGATGGACGGCCGCATATCTACACGAACCCGAATGAACCGGAGATGCGTCAGCGCTTTACCATCGCTCATGAATTGGGGCACTTCATGCTGGATCATGGCGACTGGTTCGTCGATACGGCTGATGAGTTCGCAACGGTGCAACTCGATGCGATCGAGAGGCAAGCCAATATATTTGCCCTCGAGTTGTTGATCCCCGGTTTTGCCGTCGAAATACTTATCGAGAAAAGGAATATCGGCAGCTTCGAGACGTTGAGAGAAATGTTCGGAGTCACCGAAATTGCTCTGGAACACAAGCTCAAGAGACTAGGTTGGGCGCCATGA
- a CDS encoding dienelactone hydrolase family protein, translating into MSDMLSISTPDGNFDAYVAYPAQTPAPAVVVIQEIFGINADMRETCDEYARQGYVALCPDLFWRLEPNVELTDRTEAEWQQALKYYNAFDVNTGVEDIAATIGFARGLSQVQGKIGSVGFCLGGLLSFLSAARTDVDVSVSYYGGGTDQYLAELPKIKVPLMLHLAEEDEFIPAEARNRVLAAAQGHANVEAFTYPGCHHAFARNQGAHYDAAAAKLANGRTADFFSKHLK; encoded by the coding sequence ATGTCCGACATGCTCAGCATCTCCACCCCCGACGGCAATTTCGACGCCTACGTCGCGTACCCCGCGCAAACGCCCGCGCCTGCCGTGGTCGTGATCCAGGAAATCTTCGGCATCAACGCCGACATGCGCGAAACCTGTGACGAATACGCGCGTCAAGGCTACGTCGCGCTATGTCCCGACCTGTTCTGGCGGCTCGAGCCGAACGTCGAGCTCACCGACCGCACCGAAGCCGAATGGCAGCAGGCGCTGAAGTACTACAACGCGTTCGACGTGAACACGGGCGTGGAGGACATCGCGGCGACCATCGGCTTCGCGCGCGGGCTTTCGCAGGTGCAGGGCAAGATTGGTTCGGTCGGGTTCTGTCTCGGCGGCCTGTTGTCGTTCCTGAGCGCCGCGCGCACCGATGTGGACGTCTCGGTTTCCTACTACGGCGGCGGCACCGATCAATACCTCGCCGAGCTGCCGAAGATCAAGGTTCCGCTCATGCTGCATCTCGCCGAAGAAGACGAGTTCATTCCCGCCGAAGCGCGCAATCGCGTGCTCGCGGCGGCGCAAGGGCACGCGAACGTCGAGGCGTTCACCTATCCGGGCTGCCATCACGCGTTCGCGCGCAACCAGGGCGCGCATTACGATGCGGCCGCCGCGAAGCTCGCCAACGGCCGCACCGCCGACTTCTTCAGCAAGCATCTGAAGTAA